A genomic segment from Peribacillus sp. ACCC06369 encodes:
- the fliL gene encoding flagellar basal body-associated protein FliL, with the protein MKKNLWTIMLIILVAITLVGVIAVVVVTKLSDPTSAEEKPSIDEIVESSVEIPEITTNLAGNDYIKISFMVQTENKKAKEELEKRSFQVKNIIITELSEMKAEELTGKKGKEKLQEALKTRMNELMEEGNVEKVYITSSILQ; encoded by the coding sequence ATGAAAAAAAATCTATGGACTATTATGTTGATTATACTCGTAGCCATCACGCTTGTTGGTGTCATAGCGGTCGTGGTTGTGACAAAGTTATCTGATCCCACATCTGCCGAAGAAAAACCCAGCATTGACGAAATAGTCGAATCATCAGTTGAAATTCCCGAAATTACAACGAATCTTGCCGGCAATGATTATATTAAAATCTCATTTATGGTCCAAACAGAAAATAAAAAGGCAAAAGAAGAGTTGGAAAAAAGAAGTTTTCAAGTGAAAAATATCATCATTACCGAACTTTCCGAAATGAAAGCGGAAGAGTTGACCGGTAAAAAAGGTAAGGAAAAGCTTCAGGAAGCGCTAAAGACTAGAATGAATGAATTAATGGAAGAAGGAAACGTTGAAAAGGTTTATATAACCTCCTCGATTCTTCAATAA
- the fliM gene encoding flagellar motor switch protein FliM produces MSGEILSQNEIDALLSAISTGEMDADDLKKEEVEKRVKVYDFKRALRFSKDQIRSLTRIHENFARLLTTYFSAQLRTYVQISVASADQIPYEEFIRSIPKMTILNVFEVPPLDGRIILEVNPNIAYSMMDRVLGGRGISVNKVDSLTEIETKIMSNLFEKAFENLQEAWSTIVEIEPVMTEFEVNPQFLQLVSPNDTVVVISLNTQIGETSGMINICIPHVVLEPIIPKLSAHYWMENSQKEKIPEEIMILEKRIRNADLPIISELGSTDITIQDFLLLDVGDVIDLNKTIDEPLTIKIGGVPKYSGQPGKVGKKHAIQILEILKGGDEDGK; encoded by the coding sequence ATGTCCGGGGAAATATTATCGCAAAATGAAATCGATGCTTTGTTATCGGCCATTTCCACAGGTGAAATGGATGCAGATGATTTAAAGAAAGAAGAAGTAGAAAAAAGAGTGAAAGTTTACGACTTTAAAAGGGCCCTTCGGTTTTCAAAGGATCAAATCCGGAGTTTGACCAGGATACACGAGAACTTTGCAAGGTTGCTGACCACATACTTTTCGGCTCAACTTAGGACATATGTTCAAATATCCGTTGCTTCGGCAGATCAAATACCATACGAAGAGTTTATTCGATCAATCCCGAAAATGACCATCCTGAATGTGTTTGAGGTGCCACCCTTGGATGGACGTATCATTCTTGAGGTCAACCCGAATATCGCCTATTCCATGATGGATCGAGTTTTGGGCGGGCGGGGCATAAGTGTGAATAAGGTAGATAGTTTAACGGAAATAGAAACGAAAATCATGTCGAATTTATTCGAGAAGGCTTTTGAAAATTTACAGGAGGCTTGGAGTACGATTGTTGAAATCGAACCGGTGATGACAGAGTTCGAGGTGAACCCACAATTTCTTCAACTGGTTTCGCCAAACGATACTGTTGTTGTCATTTCCTTGAATACACAAATCGGCGAAACGAGCGGAATGATTAATATTTGCATTCCACACGTCGTATTAGAACCAATCATACCAAAGTTATCTGCTCATTATTGGATGGAAAATTCCCAAAAGGAAAAAATCCCAGAGGAAATCATGATTTTGGAAAAGCGTATCAGAAACGCAGACCTTCCCATAATATCGGAACTTGGTTCTACGGATATCACCATCCAGGATTTTTTGCTGCTTGATGTTGGTGATGTCATTGATTTAAATAAGACAATAGATGAACCTTTGACGATTAAAATTGGAGGGGTCCCCAAATACAGTGGGCAGCCAGGAAAAGTGGGAAAAAAACACGCCATCCAGATTCTTGAAATTTTGAAAGGGGGAGACGAAGATGGTAAGTGA
- a CDS encoding flagellar hook protein FlgE produces MLRSMYSGISGLKNLQTKLDVIGNNVANVNTYGFKKSRVTFSDAMNQTVSGASAATANKGGTNSKQIGLGSTIATIDTIHTQSSLQTTGRDLDLGISGDGYFIVKQGDALSYTRAGNFYLDDNGTLVNSNGLKVQAYKVDENGKRSKTIGDVAVNVNAILPAVTSTKISVSENLAADAIDGTVFSQQMKVVDEKGKEQTATIYFQKTGDDKWELFDEEPATFGDTSATKPKSFTSLNFDANGQLVAADKTLAGQTINISSGKEDDSNTAVDESVQKIKLDFDFSNLTQVKGSTTALVNPNGNKEGKLESFNIGSSGEINGVYSNGLITTLGQLAVAKFSNSSGLTKTGGNTFQESINSGTANINIAGEGRGVIASGSLEMSNVDLSEEFTEMIVAQRGFQSNSRIITTSDEILQELVNLKR; encoded by the coding sequence ATGCTTCGTTCAATGTATTCGGGAATAAGCGGATTAAAAAACCTACAAACAAAATTGGATGTTATCGGTAATAACGTCGCCAATGTCAATACTTACGGTTTCAAAAAAAGCCGCGTGACATTCAGCGATGCGATGAACCAAACGGTATCTGGTGCAAGTGCAGCAACAGCCAATAAAGGTGGAACCAATTCTAAACAAATTGGGTTGGGCTCAACGATTGCTACAATCGATACCATACATACACAGTCAAGCTTGCAAACCACTGGCCGTGATCTTGACTTAGGTATATCAGGGGATGGCTATTTCATCGTCAAACAAGGCGATGCACTTTCGTATACACGTGCAGGAAACTTTTATCTGGATGATAATGGTACGCTTGTCAACTCGAATGGTTTGAAGGTACAGGCTTATAAGGTTGATGAAAACGGAAAACGATCAAAAACAATCGGTGACGTTGCTGTTAACGTCAATGCGATTTTACCTGCTGTAACCTCTACTAAAATATCAGTAAGTGAAAATCTAGCTGCTGACGCAATTGATGGTACCGTATTTAGCCAGCAAATGAAAGTTGTGGATGAAAAGGGTAAAGAACAAACGGCAACTATCTATTTCCAAAAGACCGGTGATGATAAATGGGAGCTTTTTGATGAAGAACCTGCTACTTTTGGGGATACTTCAGCTACTAAACCAAAATCGTTCACTTCGTTGAACTTCGATGCTAATGGTCAGTTAGTGGCAGCTGATAAAACCCTGGCTGGTCAAACCATTAACATTTCAAGCGGCAAAGAGGATGACTCGAATACAGCAGTTGACGAAAGCGTTCAGAAGATTAAATTGGATTTTGATTTCTCGAACCTTACTCAAGTTAAAGGTTCTACGACTGCTCTTGTCAATCCGAATGGTAATAAAGAAGGGAAACTGGAGAGCTTTAATATTGGTTCATCAGGGGAAATAAATGGCGTATATTCCAACGGTCTGATCACAACATTAGGCCAATTGGCCGTTGCCAAGTTTTCCAATTCATCAGGCTTGACGAAAACCGGTGGTAATACTTTTCAGGAATCTATCAATTCAGGTACTGCAAACATCAATATTGCAGGTGAGGGCCGCGGGGTGATTGCATCAGGTTCTTTGGAAATGTCCAATGTGGATTTATCCGAAGAGTTTACTGAAATGATCGTTGCGCAACGTGGGTTCCAGTCGAATTCCCGGATTATCACGACATCGGATGAAATTTTACAAGAATTGGTCAACTTAAAACGATAG
- a CDS encoding flagellar FlbD family protein, with protein MIKVTRLNGKCFHINALYINTVESLPDTTITFTNGKKIVVLEKEEEMVEAIIQFYRTVKILGFRNDVEERS; from the coding sequence ATTATCAAAGTTACAAGGCTCAATGGAAAATGCTTTCATATCAATGCATTGTACATAAATACAGTCGAGTCATTGCCAGATACGACCATTACTTTTACAAATGGTAAGAAAATCGTTGTGCTTGAGAAGGAAGAGGAAATGGTTGAAGCCATTATACAATTTTATCGTACCGTGAAAATTCTCGGTTTTCGTAATGATGTGGAGGAAAGATCATGA